The following proteins come from a genomic window of Crassostrea angulata isolate pt1a10 chromosome 1, ASM2561291v2, whole genome shotgun sequence:
- the LOC128160788 gene encoding palmitoyltransferase ZDHHC17-like, whose amino-acid sequence MEEVDPSCNPVQPLLEGGSGGTATTGEKQKDAMVDLQPGQEDYSNYDIVRAVQFGIMARVYELVEGGLNVNEMDRENVSILHWAAINNRLDIVKYLVGKGAVVDRFGGDLDSTPLHWATRQGHLTMVVLLLGFGADPTLRDGQGFSCIHLASQFGHTAIVAYLIAKGGDVDMVDRNGMTPLMYSAYRVFGYDPTRLLITMGAGINKQDKVNGNTPLHLACQTGNTCVVKMLFDKKADLDILNAKGQTAMDAAAEFKHANIVKRMKQERADRGLDHTNFVSKFTGNKDTRTRVMWWFPFFAVYAIGIIPELSIPWYYKLILALLSAGIWKFLQMFFFDERLMNIVPVSVYLSSKLMMYITWFLYLLPYVEMTWTKSVLFWLNTVLLCYNFYMAWQTDPGFIKSNREQKLQTIIDLAEKQTLTLNQFCSTCLIHRPIRSKHCSACDKCVAKFDHHCPWTDNCIGAYNHKYFIGFLIFLLCMLSWCVHGTFAYWRANCPFDIYEDGITGILYKVLKTSPWVFWVGANAMVHIVWVTVLLSCQLYQVVWLGMTTNERMNHGRYTYLSGNYPQSHGHGHSHGDDKECKHKVKNPFDRGPIRNLIDILDLQFCGLLRPNRIDWMNLYSLPGHKTPSLGKMNFGVSRENYQFV is encoded by the exons ATGGAAGAAGTAGATCCTAGTTGCAACCCAGTGCAACCGCTATTAGAG GGAGGCTCAGGTGGAACTGCGACCACTGGAGAGAAGCAGAAAGATGCCATGGTGGACCTACAGCCAGGTCAGGAGGATTACAGCAACTATGACATCGTCAGGGCGGTCCAGTTTGGGATCATGGCGCGGGTCTATGAACTGGTGGAGGGTGGACTTAATGTCAATGAGATGGACAGAGAGAATGTCAGTATACTTCACTGGGCTGCTATTAACAACAGATTAGATATTGTCAA ATACCTGGTTGGAAAGGGTGCAGTAGTAGATAGATTTGGTGGTGACCTTGACTCCACTCCTTTGCATTGGGCAACAAG ACAGGGTCATTTAACTATGGTTGTTCTCCTTTTGGGATTTGGGGCAGATCCAACTCTAAGAGATGGACAGG GATTTAGCTGTATCCATTTAGCCAGCCAGTTTGGACACACTGCTATTGTAGCATATCTGATTGCTAAAGGTGGAGATGTGGATATGGTGGATAGGAATGGAATGACTCCACTTATGTACTCTGCTTATCGTGTGTTTGG GTATGACCCGACCCGCCTCTTGATCACTATGGGGGCAGGGATCAACAAACAGGACAAGGTCAACGGGAACACCCCCCTCCACCTGGCTTGTCAGACGGGCAACACCTGTGTAGTCAAAATGCTGTTTGATAAAAAGGCCGACCTCGATATACTTAATGCAAAg GGCCAGACAGCCATGGACGCGGCAGCTGAGTTCAAACATGCCAACATTGTGAAGCGGATGAAACAGGAGCGGGCAGACAGGGGTCTGGACCATACAAACTTTGTCAGCAAGTTTACCGGAAACAAA GACACGAGGACGAGAGTGATGTGGTGGTTTCCTTTCTTCGCTGTGTATGCTATTGGCATCATTCCTGAACTCTCTATTCCATGGTACTATAAACTTATCCTAGCCCTCCTCAGTGCAGGAATCtggaaatttcttcaaat GTTTTTCTTTGATGAGAGACTTATGAACATTGTGCCTGTGTCCGTCTATTTAAGTTCAAAATTGATGATGTATATCACATGGTTCCTTTATCTTCTTCCAT ATGTAGAAATGACATGGACAAAGTCAGTTTTGTTTTGGTTGAACACAGTTCTGTTGTGTTACAACTTCTACATGGCGTGGCAGACAGACCCTGGCTTCATTAAGTCCAACAGAGAACAAAAGTTACAG ACAATCATAGATTTAGCAGAGAAGCAGACTTTGACCTTGAATCAGTTTTGTAGCACTTGTCTGATTCATCGTCCAATCAGATCAAAGCATTGTTCAGCCTGTGATAAATGTGTGGCAAAATTCGACCACCATTGTCCCTGGACGGACAATTGCATTG GTGCATACAACCATAAATACTTCATTGGATTCCTTATATTTCTCCTGTGTATGTTGTCATGGTGTGTTCATGGAACCTTTGCTT actGGAGGGCCAATTGTCCGTTTGACATATATGAGGATGGCATTACTGGAATCCTGTACAAAGTCCTCAAAACCTCGCCCTGGGTGTTCTGGGTGGGTGCCAATGCCATGGTCCACATCGTGTGGGTCACAGTGCTGCTGTCCTGTCAACTGTATCAG GTTGTTTGGCTGGGGATGACCACCAATGAGAGAATGAACCACGGCAGGTACACTTACTTATCAGGAAACTACCCTCAGTCGCATGGCCATGGACACAGTCATGGAGATGATAAGGAGTGCAAGCACAAAGTCAAGAACCCGTTTGA TCGAGGAccaataagaaaccttattgacATCTTGGACCTCCAGTTTTGTGGCTTGCTTCGCCCAAAtagaattgattggatgaatctCTACTCCCTTCCTGGACATAAAACACCTTCTTTAGGAAAAATGAACTTTGGAGTCTCAAGAGAAAACTACCAGTTTGTTTGA
- the LOC128160747 gene encoding zinc finger CCCH domain-containing protein 11A-like, translating into MSAFGNDCHFFYNAACIKGDSCPFRHCEAAKATDITCTFWRQKTCTKPNCPFRHSEGVIQNKNRAEIPCYWETQPVGCTKTACPFKHQNARSETPVTSDEVSTPDVDAPPSPVVEVQPVVVNLAEDSDVEMTSPVKTLAMERKAVPMKAVKQLITAPRSETAIQKHRPSIHSRLNARGPSPVSRTLVKERLKMGTPDTSQPNSVKARLGVNKPDTSIKNRLGVQQQMENSEKSNADDAGEDGALEVKSLEQIQRDKALRSMGLIELKGGKIMKIADWEREQKGHNSSQQSEEEEEENEENNKETDEEDESSGEDEKEEEEEEEEEEDDLEEPEEIELFAPDEPEHEEDTRTFVSTGDTKKIVAKSKSESKIVTKNEEETRGGRRIVVEDSNPVDDSTPDIKVSLKRRLGGRVTEVPREPIKSVGKTSIKKRLTMPIGSSNQGTIKTVTGIKSRLGTASNETATLDARQKLKPRQTVTLKNTGLTGITLSTSRESNEESKEAKERLENPPVRKRGWRKTTKVTVDGSDTDGSRPVTPDQSLSVHSSPEKSTVTEEGVSQVMKRQKKEEDGGAKLQNMLTQRMRNNSVWSNRNAPKSRGAGETLDSLGIGIIDIKGGKVVKIGKNKKEENKETKREDKLLAQIEKLSKVSKRETKERKVYIPPALKKAGIDVPDAVKSRGSVDNSEIDADEDSQDDPKVMTFSEIMAAKRQRQKRLAEKRNADVARKKSKDTLELPQEDFEDSNEAPADVLKIAQMITGSLDDTATSEESRHHHRSKKKSKWRKKRKASKEKKDHQQSDTEKDSAQDRLKTVDKVLSEDSQNSSFVSSKNPLESDSKRINQQKPETVEDKMSDKEDISPTKKKVEQLLSDSWFDLDVDNIEGETGSQDEDDLLREIDELLA; encoded by the exons ATGTCAGCTTTTGGAAATGACTGTCATTTCTTCTACAATGCCGCTTGCATAAAG GGAGACTCCTGTCCATTTAGACATTGTGAAGCTGCCAAAGCTACAGACATTACCTGCACATTTTGGAGACAGAAAACATGCACGAAACCTAACTGTCCATTTAGACACTCAGAAGGAGTAATACAG AATAAAAACAGAGCAGAAATTCCTTGCTACTGGGAAACTCAGCCTGTTGGATGCACCAAAACAGCCTGTCCATTTAAACACCAGAATGCTAGATCAGAGACCCCAGTGACATCTGATGAAG TATCAACACCTGATGTAGATGCTCCCCCAAGTCCTGTGGTGGAGGTTCAACCAGTTGTAGTCAACCTTGCAGAgg ATTCCGATGTTGAAATGACATCTCCTGTGAAAACATTGGCTATGGAGAGGAAAGCAGTTCCTATGAAGGCTGTGAAACAGTTGATCACAGCCCCTCGTTCTGAGACAGCCATACAAAAACACAGACCTAGCATACACAGTAGGCTAAATGCTCGTGGACCAAGTCCAGTGAGCAGGACTTTGGTGAAAGAGAGGCTGAAGATGGGGACCCCTGATACAAGTCAGCCGAATTCTGTGAAGGCCCGACTAGGGGTAAACAAACCAGATACCTCTATCAAAAACAGACTGGGTGTCCAGCAACAGATGGAAAATTCTGAGAAATCAAATGCAGATGATGCAG GTGAAGATGGTGCTCTGGAAGTGAAATCACTGGAACAGATTCAAAGAGACAAAGCCCTTCGGTCCATGGGACTGATAGAGCTAAAAGGgggaaaaatcatgaaaatag CTGACTGGGAAAGGGAGCAAAAGGGGCACAATTCATCCCAACAAAGTGAAGAAGAGGAAGAGGAGAATGAGGAAAATAATAAAGAGACAGATGAAGAAGATG AGAGCTCCGGAGAAGATGAAAAAGAAGAAGAGGAGGAGGAAGAAGAGGAAGAAGATGATTTGGAGGAACCAGAGGAAATAGAGTTGTTTGCTCCAGATGAACCAGAGCATGAAGAAGACACCAGGACCTTTGTTTCCACAG gGGATACCAAGAAGATAGTGGCCAAATCGAAATCAGAAAGTAAAATTGTCACCAAAAATGAAG AAGAAACAAGAGGAGGTAGAAGAATAGTTGTTGAAGATAGCAATCCAGTGGATGATAGCACACCAG atataaaagtCAGTTTAAAGCGAAGATTAGGGGGAAGAGTTACGGAGGTTCCCAGGGAGCCTATTAAGTCTGTGGGCAAGACCTCAATCAAAAAGAGGCTGACCATGCCCATAGGCAGTTCTAACCAAGGCACCATAAAAACTGTCACAG GCATTAAAAGCCGTCTTGGAACAGCCAGTAATGAGACTGCTACATTGGATGCTCGTCAGAAATTGAAGCCGAGGCAGACTGTCACTCTGAAGAATACTGGTTTAACAGGCATAACACTGTCTACATCTAGGGAATCAAACGAGGAAAGCAAGGAGGCCAAGGAAAGATTGGAGAATCCCCCGGTCAGAAAAAGGGGTTGGAGGAAGACAACAAAG GTGACAGTAGACGGGTCAGACACTGATGGTAGCCGACCAGTCACGCCTGATCAATCTCTGTCAGTTCACTCATCACCAGAGAAGTCAACCGTGACAGAGGAAGGTGTCAGTCAAGTAATGAAGAGACAGAAGAAGGAGGAAGATGGAGGTGCCAAACTCCAGAACATGTTGACACAGAGAATGAGGAACAACAGTGTGTGGAGCAATAGGAACGCTCCAAAGTCAAGAGGAGCCG gaGAAACTCTTGACAGTTTAGGAATTGGTATCATTGATATAAAAGGTGgaaaagttgttaaaattggCAAAA ATAAAAAGGAAGAAAACAAAGAAACCAAAAGGGAGGACAAATTATTGGCCCAGattgaaaaactatcaaaagtCTCAAAAAGAGAGACTAAAGAAAGAAAGGTGTATATACCTCCAGCCCTGAAGAAAGCTG gtATCGATGTCCCAGATGCTGTCAAATCACGGGGAAGTGTAGACAACTCAGAG ATAGATGCTGATGAAGACAGTCAAGATGATCCAAAGGTGATGACGTTCTCAGAAATTATGGCTGCCAAACGCCAAAGACAGAAACGTCTTGCAGAAAAAAGGAACGCTGATGTAgccagaaaaaaatcaaaagataccTTAGAACTGCCACAGGAAGACTTTg AAGACAGCAATGAGGCACCAGCAGATGTGCTCAAAATAGCTCAAATGATCACTGGCTCTTTGGATGATACTGCAACGTCAGAGGAGTCTCGGCATCATCATCGTAGTAAAAAGAAGTCTAAGTGGAGGAAAAAGAGGAAAGCATCCAAAGAAAAGAAAGACCATCAGCAAAGTGATACAGAGAAAGATAGTGCTCAAGATAGGTTAAAAACAGTGGATAAGGTTTTATCCGAAGACTCCCAGAATTCCAGTTTTGTGAGTTCCAAGAATCCTCTGGAATCTGATTCAAAGAGgataaatcaacaaaaaccaGAGACAGTGGAAGATAAAATGTCAGACAAAGAAGATAT aaGTCCTACTAAGAAGAAGGTGGAACAACTTTTGTCGGATAGCTGGTTTGATCTTGATGTGGATAACATCGAAGGAGAGACTGGATCCCAAGATGAGGACGATCTTCTTCGAGAAATTGATGAACTTTTGGCATAA
- the LOC128160874 gene encoding CD82 antigen-like yields the protein MAGCCNSIARCLLILFNILFWLSGAALLGLGIWFKVDKNINSYLDVIEVDTEDPYFDYAVYVLIAFGAFVFLVGFCGCCGAVRESKCLLGFYIFFLMIIIGGEIAAAVFGFLYKDKVETKVNDLLMETMEKYKTSKNVRNAWDFVQIELDCCGSDSYETWKNLSIRYNAQPVDFPSTCCVLTDKTKAIDDLDSAMPKDATLCFNATEGYYHSKGCKDGLKDLIMEYNWIIFGVAIGIAFLEVIGIVFAFCVCREINKDD from the exons ATGGCTGGCTGCTGTAATTCCATTGCAAGATGTCTGTTGATATTGTTCAACATCCTTTTTTGG CTTTCTGGTGCTGCACTCCTTGGTTTAGGGATTTGGTTCAAAGTGGACAAGAACATTAACTCCTACCTGGACGTGATTGAGGTTGACACGGAGGACCCGTATTTCGACTATGCAGTCTATGTCCTCATTGCATTTGGAGCCTTTGTGTTCCTCGTAGGATTCTGTGGCTGTTGCGGGGCAGTCCGGGAGAGCAAGTGTCTTCTGGGATTT taCATCTTTTTCCTGATGATCATCATTGGAGGAGAGATTGCAGCTGCTGTCTTTGGATTTCTGTACAAGGATAAG gtGGAAACAAAAGTGAATGATCTTCTAATGGAGACCATGGAAAAATACAAGACAAGCAAGAACGTGAGGAACGCTTGGGACTTTGTGCAGATTGAG TTGGATTGCTGTGGATCAGATTCTTATGAAACATGGAAAAACCTGAGCATCAGATACAATGCTCAA CCTGTCGACTTTCCATCTACTTGCTGTGTTTTGACTGACAAAACAAAAGCTATTGATGATCTGGATTCAGCCATGCCAAAGGATGCCACATTATGCTTTAATGCAACTGAAGGCTACTATCATTCAAag GGATGTAAGGATGGATTGAAAGATTTAATCATGGAATACAACTGGATTATATTTGGAGTAGCAATTGGAATTGCATTTCTAGAG GTCATAGGAATCGTTTTCGCCTTCTGCGTTTGTCGAGAAATCAACAAGGATGACTAG